Within the Photobacterium swingsii genome, the region TTACCGTGCTGCACACGTTTGTGTGATCGGTATTGGTGGTGTTGGCTCATGGGCAGCAGAAGCGTTAGCGCGTTCAGGTATTGGTGAGCTGACCCTGATCGATATGGATGATGTCTGTGTGACGAACATTAACCGCCAAATCCATGCGATGACAGGCACTGTAGGTCAGAGCAAAATTGAAGTGATGGCGGAACGGATTAAGCTCATCAACCCTGAGTGTCAGGTCAATTTGATTGATGATTTTATTACGCCAGAGAACATTCGTGAGTACATCGATGGTCGCTACGATTACATCTTAGATGCCATTGACAGCATGAAGCCGAAAGCTGCTTTGCTGGCGCATTGTAAGAGTAATAAATATAAGGTAATCACTACCGGGGGCGCGGGTGGTCAAACCGATCCGACTCAGATTCAAATCACCGATTTGACCAAGACGATTCAAGATCCACTGGCGAAAAAACTGCGTGATACGCTGCGTCGTCATCATAACTTCCCGACGAATCCTAAGCGCAAGTTTGGTATTGACTGTGTGTATTCAACCGAGCAGTTGAAATACCCGCAAGCTGATGGTTCGGTGTGTAATATGAAAGCAACAGCGGAAGGACCAAAGCGTATGGATTGTGCGAGTGGTTTTGGTGCTGCGACTATGGTGACGGCGACCTTTGGTTTTGTTGCTGTGTCTCGAGTTTTACAAAAGCTCGTGCAAAAACACTTAAAATAATGGGTGTTGTTCACACTCTATCCAGAATATAAAAAAGCGGCTGCGTAGTGATACGGAGCCGCTTTTTTGTTATTTAATTTGAAGTGTTCACGTGTTTGTAGCTGTCACTTTAATTTGCTCAACAATGGCTTTAAGCCCATTGCCACGTGATGGACTGAGGTGCTCAATTAAACCTAAATGGTCAAAATATCCATCAATATCAAAGGCCAAAATGGCATCCGCTGTTTTTCCTTCGTATGCAGCAAGCACCAAAGTAATTAAACCGCGCACGATGCGAGCATCTGAATCGGCGGCAAAATGAAACACACCGTTTTGATTATCGTGCGTTAACCAAACAAGGCTTTCGCAACCACTGACGGTGAGATCGGCGAGCTTAAATTCATCGGGTAATACGGGAAGCTTTTTGCCTAATTGAATCACGGTACGGTAACGATCTTCCCAGCCTTTTGCTGTTTGCATTTGCGCGACAATATCGTCAGCGGTGATTTCAGTCCCAAACGGGTGGTGCGGTAATGTCATGGTCTTTCCTTATAGCAGGCTACAGGCTTTATGTAGCGCTGCGATAAAACAGTCAATGTCTTGTTCAGTATTATAGAGCGCAATCGAAACGCGCAGTGTGCCTGTTAAGCCTAACGCATCAAGCATAGGGTGGGCGCAATGGTGGCCAGCACGAAGCGCAACACCTTGCTGATCGAGTAGGGTTGCTATGTCTTGATGATGCACACCATTAACCACAAAAGAAAACAGACTTGCGTGTTCTTGTAGTCCAACAATGCGTAAGTCTTCAATGTCTTTAATTCCCTCGATAGCACGCTGACGAAGGTGGGCAATGTGTTGCTCGGCTTGTGATTGGTTGATTGCGTTAAACCAATCGATGGCGGCTGCAAGGCCTAAGCTACCCGCCACATTGGGAGTTCCGGCTTCAAATTTTCCCGGCACACCAGAGTAGGTGGTACCGTTAAAGCTGACTTTTTCGACCATCTTGCCACCACCATGCCAAGGTGGCATTGCTTCAAGCAATGCTAGCTTGCCATATAGTGCGCCAATACCTGCTGGGGCAAACAATTTGTGGCCAGAAAATACATAGAAATCAGCATCTAGTGTTTGTACATCAATTGCTTCATGCACAACACCTTGTGCACCATCAACTACAACGACGGCACCGTATTGATGTGCTTCGGTAATCATTTGCTCAATAGGGTTACGGGTACCCGTGACGTTAGTGATATGGGCTATTGCGACAATTCGGGTCTTTTCAGACAGTAATTGGCGAAAGGCATTCATATCGAGTGAGCAATCCGAATGCATCGGAATCTTTACCACTTTAGCGCCAGTTTGCTCAGCTACGATCTGCCAAGGAACAATATTGGCATGGTGTTCTAACTCACTGACAAGAATTTCATCGCCGGGCTGTAAAGTCTGGCGAGCATACGTTTGTGCGATCAGGTTTAACGCTTCTGTTGCACCACGAGTCCAAATAATCTCTCGGTTACTCGCCGCCCCCAAAAAGTGCTGGACGGTTTCACGGGCGTGCTCGAACTTGGCGGTTGCTTTAGCGGTCAGCGAATGGCTGCCACGATGCACATTGGCATTTTGACCACTGTAATATTGTTGAATGGTGTCGATCACCACCTGCGGCTTTTGCGCAGTTGCTGCACTATCTAAATACACTAAAGGCTGGCCATTACAGGTTTGCTGTAAGGCTGGAAACTGGGTGCGAATCGCATCGATAGAAAATTGTGCAGTCATGGTGGTCACTAGCTGTTATTCAAGCTCGCAATTGTACTCTAAATTGCCAATTTTGGGTATGAGGGGCGTGTAAGGTGATAAGTCCCGCTTTTTTGGCAAAAAAAAAGCACTGCGTTGGGGCGCAGTGCTAAAAATGATTTTGACAGACAGGTCAAATATACAGGAAGTAAAAATTGGTAGATAACTACCGATCCGACACAACTCGGACAATATGCAAACACAACATCGCAACATTGGTTAAGTACAAATGCTACAGAGCAAAAAACTTGTACTACCCCTCAGCTGCGAAACGAATAATAGGGTTTATGTAGCACTTGAGCAATGGACAATTTATAATGATTACCATAAAAAAAACTAATGTTATGGTCAGGTAGGAAAAGTATGTCGAGACGTTTACCCCCGCTCAATTCATTAAAAGTGTTTGAAGCAGCAGCAAGACACTTAAGTTTTACTCGTGCAGCCGAAGAGTTATTTGTCACACAAGCTGCGGTAAGCCACCAAATTAAAGCGCTTGAGGAATTTTTAGGGCTCAAATTATTTCGTCGCCGTAATCGTTCATTATTGCTGACGGAAGAGGGGCAAAGTTATTTTCTCGACATAAAAGACATCTTTTCTGCAATATCAGATGCCACAGATAAGGTGTTAGAACGAGGTGCGAAAGGGGCGT harbors:
- the tcdA gene encoding tRNA cyclic N6-threonylcarbamoyladenosine(37) synthase TcdA, whose translation is MRELDTPASDSYNQRFGGTRRLYGNSEVEIYRAAHVCVIGIGGVGSWAAEALARSGIGELTLIDMDDVCVTNINRQIHAMTGTVGQSKIEVMAERIKLINPECQVNLIDDFITPENIREYIDGRYDYILDAIDSMKPKAALLAHCKSNKYKVITTGGAGGQTDPTQIQITDLTKTIQDPLAKKLRDTLRRHHNFPTNPKRKFGIDCVYSTEQLKYPQADGSVCNMKATAEGPKRMDCASGFGAATMVTATFGFVAVSRVLQKLVQKHLK
- the csdE gene encoding cysteine desulfurase sulfur acceptor subunit CsdE, coding for MTLPHHPFGTEITADDIVAQMQTAKGWEDRYRTVIQLGKKLPVLPDEFKLADLTVSGCESLVWLTHDNQNGVFHFAADSDARIVRGLITLVLAAYEGKTADAILAFDIDGYFDHLGLIEHLSPSRGNGLKAIVEQIKVTATNT
- the csdA gene encoding cysteine desulfurase CsdA, encoding MTAQFSIDAIRTQFPALQQTCNGQPLVYLDSAATAQKPQVVIDTIQQYYSGQNANVHRGSHSLTAKATAKFEHARETVQHFLGAASNREIIWTRGATEALNLIAQTYARQTLQPGDEILVSELEHHANIVPWQIVAEQTGAKVVKIPMHSDCSLDMNAFRQLLSEKTRIVAIAHITNVTGTRNPIEQMITEAHQYGAVVVVDGAQGVVHEAIDVQTLDADFYVFSGHKLFAPAGIGALYGKLALLEAMPPWHGGGKMVEKVSFNGTTYSGVPGKFEAGTPNVAGSLGLAAAIDWFNAINQSQAEQHIAHLRQRAIEGIKDIEDLRIVGLQEHASLFSFVVNGVHHQDIATLLDQQGVALRAGHHCAHPMLDALGLTGTLRVSIALYNTEQDIDCFIAALHKACSLL